One window of Streptomyces sp. SUK 48 genomic DNA carries:
- a CDS encoding metalloregulator ArsR/SmtB family transcription factor, with translation MSKPLYQLKAEFFKTLGHPARIRVLELLSEREHAVAEMLPEVGIEPAHLSQQLAVLRRANLVKTRKEGSNVHYSLTSPHVAELLRVARTILSGVLAEQAELLADLQASQGEPPGRP, from the coding sequence GTGAGCAAGCCGCTGTACCAGCTGAAGGCCGAGTTCTTCAAGACGCTCGGCCATCCGGCCCGTATCCGCGTGCTGGAGCTGCTCAGCGAACGCGAGCACGCGGTCGCCGAGATGCTGCCCGAGGTGGGCATCGAGCCCGCCCACCTCTCCCAGCAACTGGCCGTGCTGCGCCGCGCCAACCTGGTCAAGACCCGCAAGGAGGGCTCGAACGTCCACTACTCCCTGACCAGCCCGCATGTGGCCGAACTGCTGCGGGTGGCACGGACGATCCTGTCCGGCGTCCTCGCGGAACAGGCGGAGCTGCTCGCCGACCTCCAGGCGTCGCAGGGCGAGCCGCCCGGGCGGCCCTGA
- a CDS encoding acetate uptake transporter, with protein sequence MNEDMRSPHPEQPPPGAVPPRAAAPEAAPRAAAWADPAPLGLAGFALTTLLLSIINTNLLKETAGILPVLGLALFYGGLAQFAAGLMEFRRGNTFGATAFVSFAAFWLSYWWIAPRVALAGDAHNALGLFLLGWAIFTAYMTIGALRVSLPVLAVFVLLTLTFLFLAIGSFQGGAGHVMTEVGGWFGILTGLAAWYASAAGVINAAHGRTVVPLGSLPGRAEPGERVRHDERSGRSV encoded by the coding sequence ATGAACGAGGACATGAGGAGCCCGCACCCGGAGCAGCCGCCGCCCGGGGCGGTTCCGCCCAGGGCCGCCGCGCCCGAGGCGGCCCCGCGCGCGGCGGCCTGGGCCGATCCCGCCCCCCTGGGCCTGGCCGGCTTCGCCCTCACGACTCTGCTGCTGTCGATCATCAACACCAATCTCCTGAAGGAGACCGCGGGCATCCTGCCCGTCCTGGGTCTCGCCTTGTTCTACGGCGGCCTCGCCCAGTTCGCCGCGGGGCTCATGGAGTTCCGCCGGGGCAACACCTTCGGCGCGACGGCGTTCGTCTCCTTCGCCGCGTTCTGGCTGTCCTACTGGTGGATCGCGCCACGCGTGGCGCTCGCCGGTGACGCGCACAACGCGCTGGGCCTGTTCCTGCTCGGCTGGGCGATCTTCACCGCCTACATGACCATCGGCGCCCTGCGGGTCAGCCTCCCGGTGCTCGCGGTGTTCGTGCTGCTGACCCTGACCTTCCTCTTTCTGGCCATCGGGTCGTTCCAGGGCGGCGCCGGGCACGTCATGACCGAGGTGGGCGGCTGGTTCGGCATCCTCACGGGGCTCGCCGCCTGGTACGCGTCGGCGGCCGGTGTCATCAACGCGGCGCACGGGCGCACCGTGGTGCCGCTCGGCTCGCTTCCGGGCCGGGCCGAGCCGGGCGAACGGGTGCGCCACGACGAGCGATCCGGGCGATCCGTCTGA
- a CDS encoding VOC family protein, with translation MPVDLNHTIVHARDNRESARFFTEIVGLDITGEWGPFVAVALGNGVTLDFATVPEGTITPQHYAFLVSEKEFDAAYARITERGIEHYADPHQKHPGTINRNDGGKGVYFMDPVGHAMELLTVPYGGWPSA, from the coding sequence TTGCCCGTCGATCTGAACCACACCATCGTCCACGCCCGGGACAACCGGGAATCCGCCCGCTTCTTCACCGAGATCGTGGGTCTGGACATCACCGGGGAGTGGGGGCCGTTCGTGGCCGTCGCCCTGGGCAACGGCGTCACGCTGGACTTCGCCACCGTCCCCGAGGGCACGATCACCCCGCAGCACTACGCGTTCCTGGTCTCCGAGAAGGAGTTCGACGCCGCGTACGCCCGCATCACGGAGCGCGGCATCGAGCACTACGCCGATCCGCACCAGAAGCACCCCGGCACCATCAACCGCAACGATGGCGGCAAGGGCGTGTACTTCATGGATCCGGTCGGACACGCCATGGAGCTGCTCACCGTTCCCTACGGCGGCTGGCCGAGCGCGTAA
- a CDS encoding DUF1345 domain-containing protein has product MSEDMDDADGRLARIERLLQSGERGLQPAWRRATRGETRWAVTTVMLAAVALQLVLPHRLVLLRPVWVLPVLELVLLAALVASNPRRVEPSTVWWRWLGLLLIGVISLANGWSAAQLVWDLVHGIGGQDAVPLLRAGAVIWFTNVIVFALWYWESDRGGPMARVRGRQQYADFLFVQMQSPDMAPPDWEPEFLDYLYLSFTNATAFSPTDVMPLSRWAKMLMMLQSSVSLVTVGLVVARAVNVLR; this is encoded by the coding sequence ATGAGCGAGGACATGGACGACGCCGACGGACGCCTGGCCAGGATCGAACGGCTGCTCCAGAGCGGTGAGCGCGGACTTCAGCCGGCCTGGCGCCGGGCGACCCGGGGCGAGACGCGCTGGGCCGTGACCACCGTCATGCTGGCGGCGGTCGCCCTGCAACTGGTCCTGCCGCACCGGCTCGTGCTGCTGCGTCCGGTCTGGGTCCTGCCGGTGCTGGAACTGGTTCTGCTGGCCGCCCTGGTGGCGAGCAACCCCCGGCGGGTGGAGCCCAGTACGGTGTGGTGGCGGTGGCTGGGGCTGCTCCTGATCGGCGTCATCAGCCTGGCCAACGGCTGGTCGGCGGCCCAGCTCGTCTGGGACCTGGTGCACGGCATCGGCGGCCAGGACGCGGTGCCGCTGCTGCGGGCCGGAGCCGTCATCTGGTTCACCAATGTCATCGTCTTCGCCCTCTGGTACTGGGAGTCGGACCGCGGCGGCCCGATGGCGCGGGTGCGCGGGCGGCAGCAGTACGCCGACTTCCTGTTCGTCCAGATGCAGAGCCCCGACATGGCGCCCCCGGACTGGGAACCGGAGTTCCTCGACTACCTGTACCTCTCGTTCACCAACGCCACCGCCTTCAGCCCCACCGATGTGATGCCGCTGTCCAGGTGGGCCAAGATGCTGATGATGCTCCAGTCGTCGGTGTCCCTGGTGACCGTCGGCCTCGTGGTGGCCCGCGCCGTCAACGTGCTCAGGTAA
- a CDS encoding LysR family transcriptional regulator — translation MDLLAHLEAYVATADEVSFSRAADRLGIAQPLLSRRIKTLEGHFGGLLFDRSRRQVTTTELGVLLLPHARDVLDRAQRLRQAAHSARHARVRAVGVPADCAPAALARALHAGTERGITLGMRELLPLERESGLADGSLAWALVRVAPEHAAFRVPLGLASAPAGTREAPRALHLEELRPRRRRTGEPPASPPPILVLAEDQVPCFEERLARAIARAGLPEGRIGPAGPAADALTETLAGRALLLCTEPYARRYEARWAPLSDTALHRGYDVSAPPGPRGTPDVPGWLTPLLATAVGAVEAARHGDSGDLRAAGDAPARLAARG, via the coding sequence ATGGATCTACTCGCGCATCTGGAGGCGTACGTCGCGACCGCCGACGAGGTGAGCTTCTCCCGGGCGGCCGACCGGCTCGGTATCGCGCAGCCGTTGCTCAGCCGGCGGATCAAGACGCTGGAGGGCCACTTCGGCGGCCTGCTGTTCGACCGCTCCCGGCGCCAGGTCACGACCACCGAACTGGGCGTCCTGCTCCTCCCCCACGCCCGCGACGTCCTCGACCGCGCCCAGCGGCTGCGGCAGGCCGCCCACTCGGCCCGGCACGCGCGGGTCCGTGCCGTCGGCGTGCCCGCGGACTGCGCCCCGGCCGCCCTGGCCCGCGCCCTGCACGCCGGCACCGAGCGCGGGATCACCCTCGGCATGCGCGAACTTCTGCCCCTGGAGCGGGAGTCCGGCCTGGCCGACGGCTCGCTCGCCTGGGCGCTCGTCCGCGTCGCACCCGAACACGCCGCCTTCCGGGTGCCGTTGGGGCTGGCCTCCGCGCCGGCCGGCACCCGGGAGGCGCCGCGCGCCCTCCACCTCGAAGAGCTGCGGCCGCGTCGCCGCCGTACCGGCGAACCGCCCGCGTCCCCGCCGCCGATCCTCGTCCTGGCGGAGGACCAAGTCCCCTGCTTCGAGGAGCGGTTGGCCCGGGCCATCGCGCGGGCCGGGCTGCCCGAGGGACGGATCGGACCGGCCGGTCCCGCCGCCGACGCGCTCACCGAGACCCTGGCCGGGCGCGCCCTGCTGCTGTGCACCGAGCCGTACGCCCGCCGGTACGAGGCCCGGTGGGCACCCCTGAGCGACACCGCCCTGCACCGGGGGTACGACGTGAGCGCACCACCGGGCCCGCGCGGCACACCGGACGTACCCGGATGGCTGACTCCACTGCTGGCCACGGCAGTTGGGGCGGTCGAAGCGGCACGGCACGGTGACAGCGGTGACCTCCGGGCCGCCGGTGACGCCCCCGCCCGGCTGGCGGCCCGCGGATGA
- a CDS encoding response regulator transcription factor encodes MSERPVRILVCDDHAVVRAGLLALLHSAPDIEVVGEAGGGEEALALARKTAPDVVLMDLQLGAGIDGVETTRRLRATSPAPHVLVLTTYDTDADVTRAVEAGATGYLLKAERAEDLFTAIHAAAQGRPALSPPVADRVMSRLRNPRPALTPRERDILAQLARGLPNHAIARALFISEATVKTHLRRIYDKLGVDTRAGAVAVAKEQRLLS; translated from the coding sequence ATGAGCGAGCGCCCCGTACGCATCCTGGTCTGCGACGACCACGCCGTCGTACGCGCCGGACTGCTCGCTCTGCTGCACAGCGCCCCGGACATCGAGGTCGTCGGCGAGGCCGGCGGCGGCGAGGAGGCCCTGGCGCTGGCCCGCAAGACCGCGCCGGACGTCGTCCTGATGGACCTCCAGCTCGGCGCGGGCATCGACGGCGTCGAGACCACCCGGCGGCTGCGCGCCACCAGCCCCGCCCCGCACGTCCTCGTGCTCACCACGTACGACACGGACGCCGATGTCACCCGGGCCGTCGAGGCGGGCGCCACCGGTTATCTGCTCAAGGCCGAGCGCGCCGAGGACCTGTTCACCGCGATCCACGCCGCCGCCCAGGGCCGCCCCGCGCTCTCGCCCCCGGTCGCCGACCGTGTCATGTCCCGGCTGCGCAACCCGCGCCCCGCCCTCACCCCGCGCGAACGCGACATCCTCGCCCAGCTCGCCCGGGGGCTGCCCAACCACGCCATCGCCCGCGCCCTGTTCATCAGCGAGGCCACGGTGAAGACGCATCTGCGGCGCATCTACGACAAGCTCGGCGTGGACACCCGCGCGGGCGCGGTCGCGGTGGCGAAGGAACAGCGGCTGCTGTCCTGA
- a CDS encoding Fur family transcriptional regulator, with protein MTASPTPTTAEELRGAGLRVTAARVALLETVRDGDHLGVEAIASGVRDRVGHISLQAVYEALHALTAAGLVRRIEPAGHPARFEGRVGDNHHHLVCRSCGAVADVDCAVGEAPCLSVADDRGFAIDEAEVVYWGVCPDCSTGRSS; from the coding sequence ATGACCGCCTCCCCGACTCCGACCACCGCCGAGGAACTCCGCGGTGCCGGCCTGCGCGTGACGGCGGCTCGCGTCGCGCTGCTGGAGACGGTCCGGGACGGCGACCACCTCGGTGTCGAGGCGATCGCCTCCGGGGTCCGTGACCGCGTAGGCCATATATCCCTGCAAGCCGTCTACGAGGCTCTGCACGCGCTCACCGCGGCGGGGCTCGTGCGCCGTATCGAGCCGGCCGGTCATCCGGCCCGGTTCGAGGGGCGCGTCGGCGACAACCACCACCACCTCGTGTGCCGGTCGTGCGGGGCCGTCGCCGACGTCGACTGCGCCGTCGGCGAGGCGCCCTGCCTGAGCGTCGCCGACGACCGCGGCTTCGCCATCGACGAAGCCGAGGTCGTCTACTGGGGCGTGTGCCCCGACTGTTCCACCGGCCGCAGTTCCTGA
- the bla gene encoding class A beta-lactamase — protein MTASGPFARRGLLKAGVALTSAATVAFAGRAAAAPAGPAAPAAPRSGELADLERRYGARLGVYARNTRTGRVLAHRAGERFAMCSVFKAFAAAAVLRDEARCAPMDKVIHYPPHDLLPNSPRTQENQATGMAMADVCAAAIQYSDNAAGNLLLRQLDGPAGLTRFFRSLGDDVSRLDRWEPELNTAIPGDPRDTTSPEALAASIERLALGRALAAADRERFVGWLKGNTTSGARFRAGLPEGWSIADKTGTGDYASANDVAVAWTTRRTPVVLAVLSTKEGADDKDAPVDEALIAEAARIAARTVAPGE, from the coding sequence ATGACCGCTTCCGGACCGTTCGCGCGTCGTGGCCTGCTGAAGGCAGGCGTCGCGCTCACCTCCGCGGCCACCGTGGCCTTCGCCGGGCGGGCCGCCGCCGCCCCGGCAGGCCCGGCCGCCCCCGCCGCCCCGCGCTCCGGCGAGCTGGCCGATCTGGAGCGGCGCTACGGCGCCCGGCTCGGCGTGTACGCGCGCAACACGCGCACCGGGCGGGTGCTCGCCCACCGGGCGGGGGAGCGGTTCGCGATGTGCTCGGTGTTCAAGGCGTTCGCGGCGGCCGCCGTGCTGCGCGACGAGGCGCGCTGCGCGCCGATGGACAAGGTGATCCACTATCCGCCGCACGACCTGCTGCCCAACTCGCCCCGCACGCAGGAGAACCAGGCCACCGGTATGGCCATGGCCGATGTGTGCGCGGCGGCGATCCAGTACAGCGACAACGCGGCCGGCAACCTGCTGCTGCGCCAGCTGGACGGGCCGGCCGGTCTCACCCGGTTCTTCCGCTCGCTCGGTGACGACGTGAGCCGGCTCGACCGGTGGGAGCCCGAACTGAACACGGCGATCCCCGGGGACCCGCGCGACACCACGAGCCCCGAGGCCCTCGCCGCGAGCATCGAGCGGCTGGCCCTCGGCCGGGCCCTGGCCGCCGCCGACCGCGAGCGGTTCGTCGGCTGGCTGAAGGGCAACACCACCAGCGGCGCACGGTTCCGCGCCGGACTGCCCGAGGGCTGGAGCATCGCCGACAAGACCGGTACCGGCGACTACGCGAGCGCCAACGACGTGGCCGTCGCCTGGACCACCCGGCGGACCCCCGTCGTCCTGGCCGTGCTGTCGACCAAGGAGGGCGCGGACGACAAGGACGCCCCGGTCGACGAGGCGCTCATCGCGGAGGCGGCCCGCATCGCCGCGCGGACGGTGGCACCGGGGGAGTGA
- a CDS encoding serine hydrolase — MNGTRHRPVCVGDDGALLDVAEAVAADWSALGVRGSFLALNLDTGARLGFGIDEPTPLASVAKVPLALVVLDRIAAGELDAAQPVTVDPARSSVGSTGLSAFRHPAAVAVGDLLLLMLSVSDNAAADALFDLVPVAEVDARLRAWGCDGIRMRHRMNHMYECAAGAAGNDFSLALELAVRDERAGLPTIETLDPAHANTGSAAALVGLLRRVWCDEIAAPGATAELRRLMGFQVFTQRLACELRADSLRWSGKTGTFLHLRHEIGVVEAESGDRVALAALTRADRRAGLAPDIELAMGTAARDAFEALRR, encoded by the coding sequence ATGAACGGCACCCGGCACCGGCCCGTCTGCGTGGGCGACGACGGCGCCCTGCTGGATGTCGCCGAGGCGGTCGCCGCGGACTGGTCGGCGCTCGGGGTGCGCGGCTCCTTCCTCGCCCTGAACCTGGACACGGGCGCCCGGCTCGGCTTCGGCATCGACGAGCCGACGCCGCTCGCGTCCGTCGCGAAGGTCCCGCTGGCCCTGGTCGTACTGGACCGGATCGCGGCCGGGGAGCTGGACGCGGCGCAGCCGGTGACCGTCGATCCGGCCCGGAGCAGCGTCGGCTCCACCGGTCTGTCGGCGTTCCGGCACCCGGCCGCCGTGGCGGTCGGCGATCTGCTCCTGCTGATGCTGTCGGTGAGCGACAACGCGGCCGCGGACGCGCTGTTCGACCTGGTGCCGGTGGCGGAGGTGGACGCGCGGCTGCGGGCGTGGGGGTGCGACGGCATCCGGATGCGGCACCGGATGAACCATATGTACGAGTGCGCGGCCGGCGCCGCCGGCAACGACTTCTCGCTCGCGCTGGAGCTGGCCGTACGGGACGAACGGGCGGGCCTGCCCACCATCGAGACCCTGGACCCGGCGCACGCCAACACCGGCTCGGCGGCGGCGCTCGTCGGCCTGCTGCGGCGGGTGTGGTGCGACGAGATCGCCGCCCCCGGGGCGACGGCCGAGCTGCGGCGGCTGATGGGCTTCCAGGTCTTCACCCAGCGCCTCGCGTGCGAGCTGCGCGCGGACTCGCTGCGGTGGAGCGGGAAGACCGGCACGTTCCTGCATCTGCGGCACGAGATCGGCGTGGTGGAGGCGGAGTCGGGCGACCGGGTCGCCCTGGCCGCGCTCACCCGTGCGGACCGGCGGGCCGGTCTCGCCCCGGACATCGAGCTGGCGATGGGCACGGCGGCGCGGGACGCCTTCGAGGCGCTGCGCCGCTGA
- a CDS encoding sensor histidine kinase, translating into MREVVAVPEPARDDPRALTIVMHTAFFVLLAASLARYLTRHGESPHTPWIVALSALLAVLYVLGPALGTRPTPRRLTWLGLVVAAWALLVVLAPSFAWCAVPLFYTGLRTLPPRAAIPLVALLTALAVAAQLELAGWPDPNVLLAPPAVAAVAATVYVVMHRQAARQSDLIDDLVRTRRELAATERREGTLAERERLAREIHDTLAQGLSSQRMLLQAADRLWDTAPGTAHEHVRTAALITERGLAEARRFVRDLAPADLAESGGLPRALRAVAERETAPGLTVRVHTEGAAPERLPAPVESALLRIAQGALANVREHADATTATLTLTCLDDQIVLDVMDDGHGFDPAGDHRTAARGEGRGHGLPAIRARLRQLGGTLTIESAPGEGTALSAAIPLERR; encoded by the coding sequence ATGCGGGAGGTGGTGGCGGTGCCGGAACCCGCACGGGACGACCCCCGCGCCCTCACGATCGTCATGCACACGGCGTTCTTCGTGCTGCTGGCCGCCTCGCTCGCCCGCTACCTCACCCGGCACGGCGAGAGCCCCCACACCCCCTGGATCGTCGCCCTCTCCGCGCTGCTCGCCGTGCTCTACGTCCTCGGCCCCGCCCTCGGCACCCGCCCCACCCCGCGCCGACTGACCTGGCTCGGCCTGGTCGTGGCGGCCTGGGCACTGCTCGTCGTCCTGGCCCCGAGCTTCGCCTGGTGCGCGGTCCCGCTCTTCTACACCGGCCTGCGCACCCTGCCCCCGCGCGCCGCGATCCCGCTGGTCGCGCTGCTGACCGCGCTCGCGGTGGCCGCCCAGCTGGAACTCGCCGGCTGGCCCGACCCGAACGTGCTGCTCGCCCCGCCTGCCGTCGCCGCCGTCGCCGCCACCGTCTACGTCGTCATGCACCGCCAGGCCGCCCGGCAGAGCGACCTCATCGACGACCTGGTCCGCACCCGGCGCGAACTCGCCGCCACCGAGCGCCGCGAGGGCACCCTCGCCGAACGCGAACGGCTCGCCCGGGAGATCCACGACACCCTCGCCCAGGGCCTGTCCAGCCAGCGCATGCTGCTCCAGGCCGCCGACCGGCTCTGGGACACCGCACCCGGCACCGCCCACGAGCACGTGCGCACCGCCGCGCTGATCACCGAGCGCGGCCTCGCCGAGGCCCGCCGCTTCGTGCGCGATCTGGCTCCGGCCGACCTCGCCGAGAGCGGCGGCCTGCCGCGAGCCCTGCGCGCGGTCGCCGAGCGCGAGACGGCACCGGGGCTCACCGTCCGCGTGCACACCGAGGGCGCCGCGCCCGAACGGCTGCCCGCGCCCGTCGAGTCCGCCCTGCTGCGCATCGCCCAGGGCGCCCTCGCCAACGTCCGCGAACACGCGGACGCCACCACCGCCACCCTCACACTGACCTGCCTGGACGACCAGATCGTCCTGGACGTCATGGACGACGGCCACGGCTTCGACCCCGCCGGGGACCACCGCACCGCCGCCCGGGGCGAGGGCCGCGGCCACGGCCTGCCCGCCATCCGCGCCCGGCTGCGCCAGCTCGGCGGCACCCTCACCATCGAGTCGGCGCCCGGCGAGGGCACGGCCCTGTCGGCGGCGATCCCCCTGGAGCGACGATGA
- a CDS encoding heme-binding protein, which produces MSSRRKPSRRTRVLVGGAALAVVGAGVAGTVAAQAADAAGAAPAAAPAAVRSGDLTQSAHLTVKGAERAARAALDAAVRDGRQVSVAVVDRDGNTLVTLRGDGAGPQSYESAERKAFTAVSWNAPTSELTGRLAQAPTLKDIPGTLFLAGGTPVTAKGAPVAGIGVAGAPSGDLDERYARAGAAALNR; this is translated from the coding sequence ATGTCCAGCCGTAGGAAGCCGTCCCGCCGTACCCGTGTCCTCGTCGGTGGTGCCGCGCTGGCCGTCGTGGGCGCGGGTGTCGCCGGCACCGTCGCCGCCCAGGCCGCCGATGCGGCCGGCGCCGCCCCGGCCGCCGCGCCCGCCGCCGTACGTTCCGGCGATCTCACCCAGAGCGCGCACCTGACCGTGAAGGGCGCGGAGAGGGCGGCGCGGGCCGCGCTGGACGCCGCGGTCAGGGACGGCCGGCAGGTGTCCGTGGCCGTGGTCGACCGCGACGGCAATACGCTGGTCACGCTGCGCGGGGACGGCGCGGGCCCGCAGTCGTACGAGTCCGCCGAGCGCAAGGCGTTCACGGCGGTGTCCTGGAACGCGCCCACCTCGGAGCTGACCGGGCGGCTGGCGCAGGCGCCGACCCTGAAGGACATCCCGGGGACGCTGTTCCTCGCGGGCGGCACCCCGGTGACCGCCAAGGGCGCCCCGGTCGCGGGCATCGGCGTCGCGGGCGCCCCCTCCGGCGACCTGGACGAGAGGTACGCGCGGGCGGGCGCGGCGGCGCTTAACCGCTGA
- the katG gene encoding catalase/peroxidase HPI yields MTENHDAIVTDAKSEEGSGGCPVVHDRALHPTQGGGNRQWWPERLNLKILAKNPPVANPLGEEFDYAAAFQSLDLPAVKRDIEEVLTTSQDWWPADFGHYGGLIIRMAWHAAGTYRISDGRGGAGHGQQRFAPLNSWPDNVSLDKARRLLWPVKKKYGQKISWGDLMVLAGNVALESMGFETFGYGGGRVDVWEPEEDVYWGPETTWLDDRRYTGDRELESPLGAVQMGLIYVNPEGPNGNPDPLAAARDIRETFRRMAMNDEETVALIAGGHTFGKTHGAGPADHVGLDPEAAGLEEQGLGWRSTYGSGKGRDAITSGLEVTWTSTPTRWSNGFFDNLFRYEWELTESPAGAKQWVAKDAEATIPDPQDPSKKRLPTMLTTDLSLRFDPVYEPISRRFHENPQEFADAFARAWYKLTHRDMGPKSLYLGPEVPEETLIWQDPLPEREGELLDDADIAALKSKLLGSGLSVGQLVTTAWASASTFRGSDKRGGANGARIRLTPQRGWEVNQPDELAQVLRVLEGVQQDFDAAGGKKVSLADLIVLGGAAAVEKAAKEGGFEVTVPFTPGRVDAGEEHTDTESFEALEPTADGFRNYLGKGNRLPGEYLLLDRANLLTLSAPELTVLVGGLRVLGANHAQAQQQGVLTKTPGVLTNDFFVNLLDMGTTWKSTSEDQTAFEGRDAVTGELKWAGSRADLVFGSNSELRALAEVYASDDAKEKFVKDFVAAWDKVMNLDRFDLA; encoded by the coding sequence ATGACTGAGAACCACGACGCGATCGTCACAGACGCGAAGTCGGAGGAGGGGAGCGGTGGCTGCCCCGTCGTTCACGACCGGGCCCTGCACCCGACCCAGGGCGGTGGCAACCGCCAGTGGTGGCCGGAGCGGCTCAACTTGAAGATCCTCGCCAAGAACCCGCCCGTGGCCAACCCGCTGGGCGAGGAATTCGACTATGCGGCGGCCTTCCAGAGCCTCGACCTCCCGGCGGTGAAACGGGACATCGAGGAGGTGCTCACCACCTCCCAGGACTGGTGGCCCGCCGACTTCGGCCACTATGGCGGTCTGATCATCCGTATGGCCTGGCATGCCGCCGGCACCTACCGGATCAGCGACGGCCGCGGCGGCGCCGGCCACGGCCAGCAGCGCTTCGCGCCGCTGAACAGCTGGCCCGACAACGTCAGCCTGGACAAGGCCCGCCGCCTGCTGTGGCCGGTGAAGAAGAAGTACGGCCAGAAGATCTCCTGGGGCGACCTGATGGTCCTCGCGGGCAATGTGGCGCTGGAGTCCATGGGCTTCGAGACCTTCGGCTACGGCGGCGGCCGCGTGGACGTCTGGGAGCCGGAGGAGGACGTCTACTGGGGTCCCGAGACCACCTGGCTCGACGACCGCCGCTACACCGGTGACCGCGAGCTGGAGAGCCCGCTCGGCGCCGTCCAGATGGGTCTGATCTACGTCAACCCCGAGGGCCCGAACGGCAACCCGGACCCGCTGGCCGCCGCCCGCGACATCCGCGAGACGTTCCGCCGCATGGCGATGAACGACGAGGAGACCGTCGCCCTGATCGCCGGCGGCCACACCTTCGGCAAGACCCACGGTGCCGGCCCCGCCGACCACGTCGGCCTCGACCCCGAGGCCGCCGGCCTGGAGGAGCAGGGCCTGGGCTGGCGGAGCACCTACGGCAGCGGCAAGGGCAGGGACGCCATCACGTCCGGCCTGGAGGTCACCTGGACCTCCACCCCGACCCGGTGGAGCAACGGCTTCTTCGACAACCTGTTCCGCTACGAGTGGGAGCTGACCGAGTCCCCGGCCGGCGCCAAGCAGTGGGTCGCCAAGGACGCCGAGGCCACGATCCCCGACCCGCAGGACCCGTCCAAGAAGCGTCTGCCCACGATGCTCACCACGGACCTCTCCCTGCGCTTCGACCCGGTCTACGAGCCGATCTCCCGCCGCTTCCACGAGAACCCGCAGGAGTTCGCCGACGCCTTCGCCCGCGCCTGGTACAAGCTCACCCACCGCGACATGGGCCCGAAGTCCCTCTACCTCGGCCCCGAGGTCCCCGAGGAGACCCTGATCTGGCAGGACCCGCTGCCGGAGCGCGAGGGCGAGCTGCTCGACGACGCGGACATCGCGGCCCTCAAGAGCAAGCTGCTCGGCTCCGGGCTCAGCGTCGGCCAGCTGGTCACCACCGCGTGGGCCTCCGCGTCCACCTTCCGCGGCAGCGACAAGCGCGGCGGCGCCAACGGCGCCCGCATCCGCCTCACCCCGCAGCGCGGCTGGGAGGTCAACCAGCCCGACGAGCTGGCCCAGGTGCTGCGCGTCCTGGAGGGCGTCCAGCAGGACTTCGACGCCGCCGGCGGCAAGAAGGTCTCGCTGGCCGACCTGATCGTCCTCGGCGGTGCCGCCGCGGTGGAGAAGGCGGCCAAGGAGGGCGGCTTCGAGGTCACGGTGCCGTTCACGCCGGGCCGGGTGGACGCCGGTGAGGAGCACACCGACACCGAGTCCTTCGAGGCGCTGGAGCCGACCGCGGACGGCTTCCGCAACTACCTCGGCAAGGGCAACCGGCTGCCGGGCGAGTACCTGCTGCTCGACCGCGCCAACCTGCTCACCCTCAGCGCCCCCGAGCTGACCGTCCTCGTCGGCGGCCTGCGCGTGCTCGGCGCCAACCACGCCCAGGCCCAGCAGCAGGGTGTCCTCACCAAGACGCCCGGCGTCCTCACCAACGACTTCTTCGTCAACCTGCTCGACATGGGCACGACCTGGAAGTCGACCTCCGAGGACCAGACCGCCTTCGAGGGCCGCGACGCCGTGACGGGCGAGCTGAAGTGGGCCGGCAGCCGTGCCGACCTCGTCTTCGGCTCCAACTCCGAACTGCGCGCCCTGGCCGAGGTCTACGCGAGCGACGACGCGAAGGAGAAGTTCGTCAAGGACTTCGTCGCCGCCTGGGACAAGGTCATGAACCTGGACCGGTTCGACCTGGCCTGA